The genomic region TCGGAGAACCCGTTCAGTTGTGGCACCATCGTAATTAGCCGTCCATTCCCAGACATTCCCTGCCAAATCCAGAATACCAAAAGGACTAGCACCAGTGGCCAGACCCACGGCCTGAGTTTCACCGGCACAGCCTGAAAAGTTAGCAAGTTCACACGTCGGGCCATCATTCCCCCAGGGATAATTATACGCTAAATCCCCACGGGCAGCTTTCTCCCACTCAAATTCTGTTGGTAATCTTAATCCATAGTAATCTGCAAAAGCGTCTGCGCCAAACCAGGTGACTTCTGTTACAGGATGATCCTCATACCCGGAGTGAACGTAGAAACTGCCGGTGTTATAGAAAATATGGCCACCCGCAGCATCGTTCAGGTCAATATACTCGTAGTTTCCAGCGCCAAAGTGAGCATCATTGGCTCCGTCATAGGGGCCTTCTACCGTGTTTGTATTCACCAGTGTGAAATCACCAGCACCCATTGCTGCTGTGAGGTAGGATGCGTATTGCGCGTTTGTGACCTCATAATGCATCATAAGGAAATCCTCATCCAGGTCTGTATTTATTGAAACAGGATTGTCATTCCCATAAGCATAGGGTCCTGCTGGCACAATAACATATCCTGAAGATACTTCGGAACTGTACTCAGAGTTGTTGTCTGCGGTATAGGCCCGTATCCGGTATGTGTAGAGCATGCCGGATGAAAGACCAGCATTGGTATAGGTCGTTACATTCTCACCAACCAGACCGATTTGAACAAACCCGGCACCCTCAGCGCGTTCAATCTTGAAACCAGTTTCAAATGATGTGTTATCCGTCCAGTTCAGCTCAACTTCATCATTGGCAATTGGAATCGCTGACAGAGCAGATGGAACTGGAAATTCAGTTTCAAGGGCGGTTGTATAGATAGGATCAGCCTGATTACTATTTGTATAGGCGATAACTCTATAGGTGTATTCAGTGTTCAGGGATAAACTGGTCTGGGTATAAGATGTTGTATTCGTTGCTAGATCAGCGATTTC from Candidatus Neomarinimicrobiota bacterium harbors:
- a CDS encoding SUMF1/EgtB/PvdO family nonheme iron enzyme, whose protein sequence is NWSTSSSLTTLSITPPTSVSALAVTDASITITWNDNCAFEDGYILEEDAGSGYNEIADLATNTTSYTQTSLSLNTEYTYRVIAYTNSNQADPIYTTALETEFPVPSALSAIPIANDEVELNWTDNTSFETGFKIERAEGAGFVQIGLVGENVTTYTNAGLSSGMLYTYRIRAYTADNNSEYSSEVSSGYVIVPAGPYAYGNDNPVSINTDLDEDFLMMHYEVTNAQYASYLTAAMGAGDFTLVNTNTVEGPYDGANDAHFGAGNYEYIDLNDAAGGHIFYNTGSFYVHSGYEDHPVTEVTWFGADAFADYYGLRLPTEFEWEKAARGDLAYNYPWGNDGPTCELANFSGCAGETQAVGLATGASPFGILDLAGNVWEWTANYDGATTERVLRGGSYSNAATSLQTWYRYSSGPENASANVGFRCVINN